The DNA region TCAGCTCCTCGGCGAGCACGCCGGGCGTCCAGAGGGCGGCGACGCCGAGCGTCCCGGCCCGCAGCGTGCGCTCCAGGAAGACGCGCCGCGGCAGTCGGGCATCGAGTCGCGAGTCACCTCGCGGGCGCGGACGAAACGGCTGGGTCATGGTCATCTCCTCCACGCGATTCGCGATCTAACGATCAGCCGCCGACGGGCGTCCGAAGGGAGGACGCGCAAGCCCCGAAACGAGCAACGCGGCGGTCAGGCCGAAGTACCAGACGGTGCGCATCGACGGTTCCCAGAGCGGCAACGCGCACCAGATGGCGGCGCCGGCGACGCAGGCCGCCCGGGAAATTCCGGCGCCGTCAGGCCGACGCCAAACCATCAAGGTCAGCCCGACGAGCCAACAGCAGAATACGAGCAGGTCACGTTCGTTCACGGTGCGTCCCCCATCGACACGTGCGTGTCCGTCCCGCCATCATAGCCGTGCGACGCACCATCCGCCACCGCCGGATCGGCGTGTCACCGGGGCGCCTGCGCGAGGCTCGCGTCGAGCCGCTCCTCCACCGCGCGGGCGCTCATGGCGCCCTTGTAGACGTACAGGCGGCCGGGCAGCTCCTCGTCCAGCACCTCCTCGCTGACCCGCAGCCGGGTGCTGACCGCGAAGACGACAGGCTGCCGAAGCCCGGCCTGCACCAGGTCGACGCGCCGCCACACCGCCTCGCGGCTCCAGTACCCGAGCGCCTCGAAGTAGACGCGGCGCCCGGCCCCGCGATGGGTGAAGACCAGATCCGGCACGCACAGGCCCACTCCCGGCAGATCGAGCAGCGTGCGGGCGATCTCCACCGTCCACGGCGTCTCCATCTGCCGGAACCGGTCGCGCAGCCGCGCAACCTCGTCCGGCAGGCCCGCATCCTCGTGCGCCGGGTTCGCGGCCGGATCTCCTTCGAGGCGGTACGTCGCGGGCCGCCGCTGCGGCCCCCACAGCACGTCGGCATCGAGCTCCCAGCCGGGGCCGCAGACATCGAGGATCGGCAGCAGGAGCGCCAACCGCAATCCATAGGTCGTGACCGACCGGAACAGGCTGAACGGCCCGTCGATCTCGATGCGGCAGGCGCCGTCGGGAAGCCGGGTCGCGACATACAGCAGCCGGTGGAACTTGAGCCGCCGGAAGAACAGGCGCAGCCCGCGCGGCTCGGGGCGCCGCAAGATGACGACGACGCGCACGGCCCGGAGCAGCACCGCCTGCTTCTGGGCGGTCTCGTAGGCGGCGACCAGCGCGGGGCCGCCGATGGCGTCGAACCTGGCGAGTACGTGGTTCTCCCGCAGGTCGGCGAACAGCGCGTCCCGAACCGCGGCCCCCCGCAGGTCGAGCTCGGCGGCAGCCGCCGCGATGACCGACTCGGCATCGAAGGGCTCGGCGTCGCCCAGGGCCCGCCGGGCCGCGGCGGCCTCCCCGAAAACGCCCCGCCTGAGCGCGATCGGGTCGACGTCGTCCCGCGCCTCGAAGCTGCAGCGATCCTCCACGAGCTTCCGCAGCCCCCGCACGAGGCGGTAGTCGATCGGGTGGTGCGGCACGTCGTCGCAGGCGGCCTCGAACGCCGCCCGGGTGTCGCCGACCCCCGCTCGCGCGGCGGCGACGTAGCGCTCCGCGACGCCGAGCAGCCGTTGCTTCTCCGCCGCGCGCAACGGCGGCGTCTCGATGCGCCCGCCGCGCCGCCGCACCCGGACCAGGTCAGTCGTCAGCATCGTGCTCGCGCCGCCGCTCGCTCGTCCGGACCTCGGACGTCTCGTTGGCGACCAGCTCGTAGAGGACCGCCCTCTTGTCGCCCTGCTTGCGGAGGATGCGGCCGAGCCGCTGCACGTACTCGCGCACCGAGCCGCTGCCGGAAATCACGATGCCCACATTGGCGGCGGGCATGTCCACCCCTTCGTTCAGGACCTTCGAGGTGACGAGCGCGTTGTAGACGCCGGCGCCGAAATCCTCCAGCACCCGGGTGCGCTCGGACACCTTCGTCTGGTGCGTGATGATCGGCGCGAGGAATCGGCGGGACAGCGCGTAGGCATCGTCGTTGCGCTCGGTGAACAGCAGCGCCCGG from Acidobacteriota bacterium includes:
- a CDS encoding DUF790 family protein; this translates as MLTTDLVRVRRRGGRIETPPLRAAEKQRLLGVAERYVAAARAGVGDTRAAFEAACDDVPHHPIDYRLVRGLRKLVEDRCSFEARDDVDPIALRRGVFGEAAAARRALGDAEPFDAESVIAAAAAELDLRGAAVRDALFADLRENHVLARFDAIGGPALVAAYETAQKQAVLLRAVRVVVILRRPEPRGLRLFFRRLKFHRLLYVATRLPDGACRIEIDGPFSLFRSVTTYGLRLALLLPILDVCGPGWELDADVLWGPQRRPATYRLEGDPAANPAHEDAGLPDEVARLRDRFRQMETPWTVEIARTLLDLPGVGLCVPDLVFTHRGAGRRVYFEALGYWSREAVWRRVDLVQAGLRQPVVFAVSTRLRVSEEVLDEELPGRLYVYKGAMSARAVEERLDASLAQAPR